One window from the genome of Microbacterium sulfonylureivorans encodes:
- a CDS encoding type II secretion system F family protein, translating into MALVEEYTYRAIDATGGGIVKGTLEASGATGVTAKLRAQGLTPLEVKLTSKTGLNRDVSIPGFERRVKVGTLAVFSKQMAGLINAGLPLMRTLSILVEQAEDKRLQSALLSVRAAVESGSSFSLALAAHPDVFPPLMVSMIRVGESGGFLGESLSTIAETYQGEAELQGKIKSATTYPIIVFVIAILGVVAMVTFVVPIFEGMFTNLGSALPLPTQILVTLSNNMLWILPIAIAVGAAGWLWWVRNRREEKVRRVVDPWRLKLPVVGPLTTKIAVARFARSLSMMLDAGVPLVQALSIVGAASNNWKIEQAVREIQESVTQGKSFSGPLSKAEVFPPMVAQMIAVGEESGTLADMLKSIAEFYENEVEAATSQLTASIEPILIVGIGIIIGGMVISLYMPIFSIYGELGQAG; encoded by the coding sequence ATGGCGCTCGTCGAGGAGTACACGTACCGCGCGATCGACGCGACCGGCGGCGGCATCGTCAAGGGAACACTCGAGGCCTCGGGCGCGACGGGTGTGACGGCGAAGCTGCGCGCACAGGGACTCACACCGCTCGAGGTGAAGCTCACCTCGAAGACGGGCCTCAATCGGGACGTCTCGATTCCCGGCTTCGAGAGGCGCGTCAAGGTCGGCACGCTGGCGGTCTTCTCGAAGCAGATGGCGGGCCTCATCAACGCGGGGCTCCCGCTCATGCGCACGCTGTCGATCCTGGTCGAGCAGGCGGAGGACAAGCGGCTGCAGAGCGCGCTCCTCAGCGTGCGCGCCGCCGTGGAGTCCGGATCGTCGTTCTCGCTCGCACTCGCCGCGCACCCCGACGTCTTCCCGCCGCTCATGGTCAGCATGATCCGCGTCGGCGAGTCCGGCGGCTTCCTCGGCGAATCCCTGTCGACCATCGCCGAGACCTATCAGGGCGAGGCCGAGCTGCAGGGCAAGATCAAGTCGGCGACGACCTATCCGATCATCGTCTTCGTGATCGCCATACTCGGCGTGGTGGCGATGGTGACGTTCGTCGTGCCGATCTTCGAGGGCATGTTCACCAACCTCGGGTCGGCGCTGCCCCTCCCGACCCAGATCCTCGTGACACTGTCGAACAACATGCTGTGGATCCTCCCCATCGCGATCGCGGTGGGCGCGGCCGGGTGGCTCTGGTGGGTGCGCAATCGCCGGGAGGAGAAGGTGCGCCGCGTGGTGGATCCGTGGCGGCTCAAGCTTCCGGTGGTCGGGCCGCTGACCACGAAGATCGCCGTGGCGCGGTTCGCCCGCAGCCTCTCGATGATGCTGGACGCGGGAGTGCCTCTCGTGCAGGCGCTGTCGATCGTGGGTGCCGCCTCCAACAACTGGAAGATCGAGCAGGCGGTTCGCGAGATCCAGGAGTCGGTCACGCAGGGGAAGTCGTTCTCCGGTCCGCTCTCCAAGGCAGAGGTCTTCCCGCCGATGGTCGCGCAGATGATCGCCGTCGGCGAGGAGTCGGGAACTCTGGCAGACATGCTCAAGAGCATCGCCGAGTTCTACGAGAACGAGGTCGAGGCGGCGACGTCGCAGCTCACCGCATCGATCGAGCCGATCCTCATCGTCGGAATCGGCATCATCATCGGCGGCATGGTCATCTCGCTCTACATGCCGATCTTCTCGATCTACGGCGAGCTCGGACAGGCCGGCTGA
- a CDS encoding type IV pilus twitching motility protein PilT has translation MTASEDLTSMLATAARSRASDVHLTARLPALMRVDGDLTPIPGWAEATSPAWLDEAVGSLMSRDQLEEFRTHGEVDLSHTVPNVARFRVNVFRQLGDVAVAMRFIPDQIRPLDELGVPAAARELVLRPRGLVLVTGPTGSGKSTTLSSMIDVVNRTLPAHIVTVEDPVEFQHTSRRSLIHQREIGSDTASFSEALRRVLRQDPDVILIGELRDPASISTALSAAETGHLVLSTLHTQSAAKSINRIVDAFAPDQQAQVRTQLGDTLQGIISQTLLPRAQEDGRVIATEVLVNTPAIANLIREGQVSQIYSMLQAGGSLGMHTLDQDLKRLVEDGSISLALAKSYATDPASLDGVRVRPRDLDADAWSAHADAQPVGWGH, from the coding sequence ATGACCGCATCCGAAGACCTGACCTCGATGCTCGCGACCGCGGCGCGCTCGCGAGCGTCCGACGTGCACCTGACGGCGCGACTCCCCGCTCTCATGCGGGTGGACGGTGATCTCACCCCGATCCCCGGCTGGGCTGAGGCCACGTCGCCGGCGTGGCTCGACGAGGCCGTCGGCAGCCTCATGTCGCGCGACCAGCTGGAAGAGTTCCGCACCCACGGCGAGGTCGACCTCTCCCACACGGTGCCGAACGTCGCCCGCTTCCGCGTCAACGTCTTCCGGCAGCTGGGCGATGTCGCCGTGGCGATGCGCTTCATCCCCGACCAGATCCGCCCGCTGGACGAGCTGGGGGTTCCCGCCGCAGCGCGCGAGCTCGTCCTGCGGCCGCGGGGGCTGGTCCTCGTGACCGGTCCGACCGGTTCCGGCAAGTCCACGACGCTCAGCTCGATGATCGACGTCGTCAATCGCACCCTCCCGGCGCACATCGTCACCGTCGAGGATCCGGTCGAGTTCCAGCACACCAGCCGGCGGTCGCTCATCCACCAGCGCGAGATCGGCAGCGACACGGCCTCGTTCTCCGAGGCGCTGCGCCGGGTCCTGCGGCAGGACCCCGACGTCATCCTGATCGGAGAGCTCCGCGATCCGGCATCCATCTCCACCGCCCTTTCCGCGGCCGAGACGGGTCACCTGGTGCTCTCCACGCTCCACACCCAGAGTGCGGCGAAGTCGATCAACCGCATCGTCGACGCGTTCGCACCCGATCAGCAGGCGCAGGTGCGCACGCAGCTCGGCGACACGCTGCAGGGGATCATCAGCCAGACGCTTCTGCCGCGAGCGCAGGAGGACGGTCGTGTGATCGCGACCGAGGTCCTCGTGAACACGCCCGCCATCGCCAACCTCATCCGTGAGGGACAGGTCAGTCAGATCTACTCGATGCTGCAGGCGGGAGGGAGCCTGGGCATGCACACGCTCGACCAGGACCTGAAGAGACTCGTCGAGGACGGGTCGATCTCGCTGGCGCTCGCGAAGAGCTATGCGACCGACCCCGCGTCGCTCGACGGCGTACGCGTGCGGCCACGTGACCTCGACGCCGATGCGTGGTCGGCGCACGCCGACGCCCAGCCGGTCGGATGGGGGCACTGA
- a CDS encoding rhamnogalacturonan lyase — protein sequence MNLRSTSARTLAAGGLAGALILGMVQPATAHGTGGDERPQLEALDRGLVAVSTADGVFLSWRLLAPEAGPATDTGLSGPAFAVFRDGERIATVEDSTNFADPDGTAASVYSVAPAWHDVVGDASAEVSAWTSGYYDLPLQRPADGVTPVGEAFTYSANDAAVADVDGDGAYEFVVKWDPSNSKDVSQKGYTGTVYLDTYELDGTLLNRIDLGKNIRAGAHYTQFMVYDFDGDGRSETMLKTAPGTKSITYGPDGSPTAERFVTMPQADLDAGYAHTDDYRLSAAGYRAHLVEMFQGWSEHPEVVAGTWPATLEEAWGIPVTHEYPLSEAAATELTDYFISTYAPARSARNDLTTFEGFIVDGPEYLTVFDSATGEELETVAYEPGRGDDGLLWGDYAMARIEPGNRVDRFLAGVAYLDGTHPSAIFARGYYTRSTVAAYDWDGEHLAQRWFVDSGHVPMANPFNDGPHGRDGSDPEYGTLTTQGFHSLSAADVDGDGRHEIVYGSATLDDDGGLLYSSFDTLPEGSAAPGEEVRLGHGDAMHVTDIDPSRPGLEIWTAHEGATYAPYGSAMRDAATGDVLFGSYSGRDTGRSMIGDVRSDVAGIEVWASMPNGTEGSGVLSATGASVAPTSPGTNQSIRWSADLTTQIVNGALEVTPTIDDWTRGTLVTATGTRTNNGTKGNPSLVADVLGDWREELLVRTADSSALRIFTSTEVTGHKLTTLMHDVQYRAEAARQNTTYNQPSYTGYYLASDMDFANVPLQTTAAEPKKPAFVDLPGVKFDIVIVPNDRRFDYYLDGEKAKAGIQRVGRGAEVTVTAVPKPYVAIESGAKSTWTKDYRG from the coding sequence ATGAATCTTCGGAGCACATCCGCACGCACACTGGCAGCCGGCGGCCTCGCCGGCGCCCTGATCCTCGGCATGGTGCAGCCCGCCACGGCGCACGGCACCGGCGGCGACGAGCGTCCACAGCTCGAAGCGCTGGACCGCGGGCTCGTCGCGGTGTCGACGGCCGATGGGGTCTTCCTCAGCTGGCGCCTGCTCGCGCCCGAGGCCGGACCCGCCACCGACACAGGCCTGAGCGGCCCCGCGTTCGCGGTCTTCCGCGACGGCGAGCGCATCGCGACGGTCGAGGACAGCACGAACTTCGCCGATCCCGACGGGACCGCGGCATCCGTCTACTCCGTCGCGCCGGCGTGGCACGACGTCGTCGGCGATGCGTCTGCCGAGGTGTCGGCGTGGACGAGCGGATACTACGACCTGCCGCTGCAGAGGCCCGCCGACGGCGTCACGCCGGTCGGCGAGGCGTTCACCTACTCGGCGAACGACGCCGCGGTGGCCGACGTCGACGGCGACGGCGCGTACGAATTCGTCGTGAAGTGGGACCCCTCGAACTCGAAGGACGTGTCGCAGAAGGGCTACACCGGCACCGTCTACCTCGACACGTACGAGCTCGACGGCACGCTCCTCAACCGCATCGACCTCGGGAAGAACATCCGGGCCGGCGCGCACTACACGCAGTTCATGGTCTACGACTTCGACGGCGACGGCCGGTCCGAGACGATGCTGAAGACCGCGCCCGGCACGAAGTCGATCACCTACGGACCCGACGGCTCCCCCACGGCCGAGCGCTTCGTCACCATGCCGCAGGCCGACCTCGACGCCGGCTACGCCCACACCGACGACTACCGCCTCAGCGCGGCCGGGTATCGCGCCCACCTCGTCGAGATGTTCCAGGGGTGGTCGGAGCATCCCGAGGTCGTGGCGGGCACCTGGCCCGCCACGCTCGAGGAGGCGTGGGGCATCCCGGTGACGCACGAGTACCCCCTGTCGGAGGCCGCCGCGACCGAGCTGACGGACTACTTCATCTCGACGTACGCCCCGGCGCGCAGCGCCCGCAACGACCTCACGACGTTCGAGGGGTTCATCGTCGACGGTCCCGAGTACCTCACGGTGTTCGACTCGGCCACCGGCGAGGAGCTCGAGACCGTCGCCTACGAGCCCGGTCGCGGCGACGACGGCCTGCTGTGGGGCGACTACGCCATGGCGCGCATCGAGCCGGGGAACCGCGTCGACCGCTTCCTCGCGGGCGTCGCGTACCTCGACGGCACGCACCCGTCGGCGATCTTCGCCCGCGGCTACTACACGCGCTCGACCGTGGCGGCGTACGACTGGGACGGCGAGCACCTCGCCCAGCGCTGGTTCGTCGACAGCGGCCACGTGCCCATGGCCAATCCCTTCAACGACGGCCCGCACGGCCGCGACGGCTCCGACCCCGAGTACGGCACCCTCACGACGCAGGGATTCCACTCGCTCAGTGCGGCCGACGTCGACGGCGACGGCAGGCACGAGATCGTCTACGGCTCGGCGACGCTCGACGATGACGGCGGTCTGCTGTACAGCTCGTTCGACACGCTTCCCGAGGGCAGCGCGGCGCCAGGCGAAGAGGTGCGCCTCGGCCACGGCGACGCGATGCACGTGACCGACATCGACCCGAGCCGCCCCGGGCTCGAGATCTGGACCGCGCACGAGGGTGCGACGTACGCCCCCTACGGGTCGGCGATGAGGGATGCCGCGACCGGCGACGTGCTGTTCGGCTCGTACTCCGGCCGTGACACGGGTCGCAGCATGATCGGCGACGTCCGCAGCGACGTCGCGGGCATCGAGGTGTGGGCCAGCATGCCCAACGGCACGGAGGGCTCGGGCGTGCTCAGCGCGACCGGCGCGTCGGTCGCCCCGACGAGCCCGGGGACGAACCAGTCGATCCGCTGGAGCGCCGACCTCACCACGCAGATCGTCAACGGTGCGCTCGAGGTCACCCCGACGATCGACGACTGGACTCGAGGCACCCTGGTCACGGCGACCGGCACCCGCACGAACAACGGCACCAAGGGCAACCCGTCGCTGGTGGCCGATGTGCTGGGCGACTGGCGCGAGGAGCTGCTCGTGCGGACGGCGGACTCGTCGGCGCTGCGCATCTTCACCAGCACCGAAGTGACGGGGCACAAGCTCACGACGCTCATGCACGACGTGCAGTACCGAGCCGAGGCCGCGCGCCAGAACACGACGTACAACCAGCCGTCGTACACGGGGTACTACCTCGCGAGCGACATGGACTTCGCGAATGTGCCGCTGCAGACGACTGCGGCGGAGCCGAAGAAGCCCGCCTTCGTCGACCTGCCGGGCGTGAAGTTCGACATCGTGATCGTGCCGAACGACAGGCGGTTCGACTACTACCTCGACGGCGAGAAGGCGAAGGCGGGCATCCAGCGCGTCGGCCGCGGGGCCGAGGTGACGGTCACCGCCGTGCCGAAGCCGTACGTCGCGATCGAGTCGGGCGCGAAGAGCACCTGGACGAAGGACTACCGGGGCTGA
- a CDS encoding glutamine amidotransferase produces MKPFVLLATRAEDVPADEEYALFLRYTGLGERDLVRVRLEAGPMPRFDLDELSGIFVGGGPFNASDPAERKSAVQHRVEAEFQTLLDDVVARDFPFLGACYGIGTLGVHQGAVIDRTYTEPISVVPVTLTEAGASDPLLDGLPGEFGAFVGHKEAISALPASATLLASSPDCPVQMFRVGENVYATQFHPELDVGGITTRIHAYAGYGYFAADELELTLAAVRRASVSHPSRMLRTFVERYSR; encoded by the coding sequence GTGAAGCCGTTCGTCCTCCTCGCCACGCGGGCCGAAGACGTGCCCGCCGACGAAGAGTACGCGCTGTTCCTGCGGTACACCGGGCTCGGCGAACGGGATCTTGTCCGCGTCCGGCTCGAGGCGGGGCCGATGCCCCGGTTCGATCTCGACGAGCTGTCGGGCATCTTCGTGGGTGGCGGTCCGTTCAACGCGTCCGACCCGGCCGAGAGGAAGTCGGCCGTGCAGCACCGGGTCGAGGCGGAGTTCCAGACCCTCCTCGACGACGTCGTCGCCCGCGACTTCCCGTTCCTCGGAGCCTGCTACGGCATCGGCACGCTGGGCGTGCACCAGGGCGCGGTCATCGACCGCACCTACACCGAGCCGATCAGCGTGGTGCCGGTCACGCTGACCGAGGCCGGGGCATCCGATCCCCTCCTCGACGGGCTGCCGGGCGAGTTCGGTGCGTTCGTCGGGCACAAGGAGGCCATCAGCGCCCTCCCCGCCTCGGCGACGCTCCTGGCGTCGTCGCCCGACTGTCCGGTGCAGATGTTCCGGGTCGGCGAGAACGTGTACGCGACGCAGTTCCATCCCGAGCTCGACGTCGGCGGCATCACCACGCGCATCCACGCCTACGCCGGCTACGGCTACTTCGCCGCAGACGAGCTCGAGCTCACTCTGGCGGCCGTGCGTCGCGCGTCGGTGTCTCACCCCAGCCGGATGCTGCGCACCTTCGTCGAGCGCTACTCGCGGTAG
- a CDS encoding YihY/virulence factor BrkB family protein encodes MADLIAKATGWALSLKPVRVWFHYLERRGFMLADSITYRALFSVFAAVLLGFSFASLWLADNPAAWQALVDTVDAAIPGLIGTGDDAVIEVDQITAPPGLTLTGIVSLVALVGAAIGAIGSLRAGLRTLADEIHDDVFWIWVILRNLLLAALIGGGFILSAAVTFYGTTFIDWVGDWLGVEGFVADLATRSLALIAVFVLDALVIALGFVVLSGVKARPRTLIVGSLIGGIGLTVLQQLSGLFVRGAGANPLLASFAALIALLLWFNLSAQVILIASTWIIVGVAEDKDRVRERFGAPTFEARRVKRAEDAVRVASEELQLANEAAEKARRGGKPEEA; translated from the coding sequence ATGGCTGACCTTATCGCGAAGGCAACGGGGTGGGCGCTGTCCCTGAAGCCGGTCCGCGTGTGGTTCCACTATCTGGAGCGGCGCGGATTCATGCTCGCCGACAGCATCACCTACCGAGCCCTCTTCTCGGTGTTCGCGGCGGTCCTTCTCGGCTTCTCTTTCGCCTCCCTGTGGCTGGCGGACAACCCTGCGGCGTGGCAGGCGCTGGTCGATACCGTGGATGCCGCCATCCCGGGGCTGATCGGCACCGGCGACGACGCCGTGATCGAGGTCGACCAGATCACGGCGCCTCCCGGCCTCACGCTGACCGGCATCGTCTCGCTCGTCGCCCTCGTCGGAGCGGCGATCGGCGCCATCGGCTCGCTCCGCGCCGGCCTGCGGACCCTCGCCGACGAGATCCACGACGACGTCTTCTGGATCTGGGTGATCCTGCGCAACCTGCTGCTCGCGGCGCTCATCGGCGGCGGGTTCATCCTCTCGGCCGCGGTCACCTTCTATGGGACGACCTTCATCGACTGGGTCGGGGACTGGCTCGGGGTCGAGGGGTTCGTCGCCGACCTCGCCACCCGCAGCCTCGCCCTGATCGCCGTGTTCGTGCTCGACGCGCTGGTGATCGCCCTCGGATTCGTGGTGCTCAGCGGGGTGAAGGCCCGACCCCGCACCCTCATCGTCGGCTCGCTCATCGGCGGGATCGGACTCACCGTGCTGCAGCAGCTGTCGGGGCTGTTCGTCCGCGGTGCCGGCGCCAACCCCCTGCTCGCCTCGTTCGCGGCGCTCATCGCGCTGCTGCTGTGGTTCAACCTCTCGGCGCAGGTGATCCTGATCGCGTCGACCTGGATCATCGTCGGTGTGGCCGAAGACAAGGACCGCGTGCGCGAGCGGTTCGGCGCCCCGACCTTCGAGGCCCGACGCGTGAAGCGTGCAGAAGACGCCGTGCGCGTCGCGTCGGAGGAGCTCCAACTCGCGAACGAGGCCGCCGAGAAGGCGCGGCGTGGCGGGAAGCCCGAGGAGGCCTGA
- the pilM gene encoding pilus assembly protein PilM, with protein MAKTIIGLEITEEGVRAAEVTTGRTPTLVAFGAVPLPDGAAKDSEVLDPDAVTLALHRLWSGARFSSRRVVLGIGSRRILVREYTTQALRPDLLRQALPFQVQDLLPVPADQAVLDFYASSQTGGEITGLLVAAVAETVELLVSTIGKAKLTVDAVDLAPFGLARAVSRLAAPGESVAALHLGDHTSYVVIVRDGVPRFVRILPLEILTDAVRERQLAAAPPVEEEADLVVEELVGAAASGSSSSRRRRGAVARSERAAGMTEAALADLVGRMRSTLSFYAGRANDVPVSRVILTGAGAAAAEVGDSLAASLPLPVAYISASDVVSAKIAPQGTVGLDLLTTVGLALGERR; from the coding sequence ATGGCCAAGACGATCATCGGGCTGGAGATCACAGAGGAGGGCGTACGCGCCGCCGAGGTGACGACCGGCCGCACGCCGACTCTCGTCGCCTTCGGGGCGGTTCCTCTTCCGGACGGCGCCGCGAAGGACTCTGAGGTGCTCGATCCCGACGCCGTCACGCTGGCGCTGCACCGGCTCTGGAGCGGCGCGCGGTTCTCGAGCAGGCGAGTGGTGCTCGGCATCGGCAGCCGCCGCATCCTGGTTCGCGAGTACACGACGCAGGCTCTCCGCCCCGACCTCCTGCGGCAGGCGCTCCCGTTCCAGGTGCAGGACCTCCTGCCGGTGCCCGCCGACCAGGCGGTGCTCGACTTCTACGCCTCGTCGCAGACCGGCGGAGAGATCACGGGGCTTCTGGTGGCCGCGGTCGCGGAGACCGTGGAGCTGCTCGTCTCGACGATCGGGAAGGCGAAGCTGACGGTCGATGCGGTCGACCTCGCGCCCTTCGGGCTCGCGCGGGCCGTGAGCCGCCTCGCCGCACCGGGTGAGTCCGTGGCGGCGCTGCACCTCGGCGACCACACCAGCTACGTCGTGATCGTGCGCGACGGTGTGCCCCGCTTCGTCCGCATCCTCCCGCTCGAGATCCTCACCGACGCCGTGCGCGAGCGCCAGCTCGCCGCCGCGCCCCCTGTGGAGGAGGAGGCGGACCTCGTCGTCGAAGAGCTCGTCGGTGCTGCGGCCTCGGGATCCTCCTCGTCACGGCGCCGCCGCGGAGCCGTGGCCCGGAGCGAACGAGCCGCCGGCATGACCGAGGCGGCGCTCGCCGACCTTGTGGGGCGCATGCGCAGCACACTGTCGTTCTACGCGGGGCGCGCGAACGACGTGCCGGTATCGCGCGTGATCCTCACCGGCGCCGGAGCCGCCGCGGCCGAGGTGGGCGATTCGCTCGCGGCCAGTCTGCCGCTCCCCGTGGCATACATCAGCGCGAGCGACGTCGTCTCGGCGAAGATCGCGCCCCAGGGGACCGTCGGTCTCGACCTGCTCACGACCGTCGGCCTCGCGCTGGGGGAGAGGCGCTGA
- a CDS encoding prepilin peptidase, with protein sequence MTLAPAALALVLVFAGLLGLVIGSFLNVVIYRVPAGIPLTRESRCPSCGAPVRPWQNVPVVSWLALRGRCASCGAPISVRYPLVELATALAFAGVAWLFLGEGAWNAASVVVTVAYLYFAAISIALALIDLDTRRLPNSIVLPGYGVVAVLFTAACLLGADWSALLRAGIGAVALYLFYFLLRVIRPAGMGGGDVKLAGVVGAYLAWLGWGSFAVGAFAAFLVGGVFGIALMLLRRAGRKSAIPFGPFMLAGAWVGIVWGESIAQWYVGLFAIA encoded by the coding sequence GTGACCCTCGCCCCCGCCGCCCTCGCGCTCGTGCTCGTCTTCGCCGGACTGCTCGGCCTCGTCATCGGGTCGTTCCTCAACGTCGTGATCTATCGCGTGCCGGCCGGCATCCCTCTCACCCGTGAGAGCCGCTGCCCGTCATGCGGTGCGCCCGTGCGTCCGTGGCAGAACGTTCCCGTGGTCTCGTGGCTCGCCCTGCGCGGCCGCTGCGCGTCGTGCGGTGCTCCGATCTCGGTGCGCTACCCGCTCGTGGAGCTCGCGACAGCGCTGGCGTTCGCCGGTGTCGCGTGGCTGTTCCTCGGCGAAGGCGCGTGGAACGCGGCATCCGTCGTCGTCACGGTCGCGTACCTCTACTTCGCGGCCATCAGCATCGCGCTCGCGCTCATCGACCTCGACACGCGCCGCCTGCCGAACAGCATCGTGCTGCCGGGCTACGGCGTGGTCGCCGTGCTCTTCACCGCGGCGTGCCTTCTCGGCGCGGACTGGTCGGCGCTGCTGCGCGCGGGGATCGGCGCCGTGGCGCTCTACCTCTTCTACTTCCTGCTTCGCGTCATCCGCCCGGCGGGCATGGGCGGCGGCGACGTGAAGCTCGCAGGAGTGGTGGGTGCGTATCTCGCCTGGCTCGGCTGGGGCTCCTTCGCGGTCGGTGCCTTCGCCGCGTTCCTGGTCGGCGGCGTCTTCGGCATCGCGCTGATGCTCCTTCGTCGCGCCGGGCGCAAGTCGGCCATCCCGTTCGGGCCGTTCATGCTTGCCGGCGCATGGGTCGGGATCGTCTGGGGCGAGTCCATCGCCCAGTGGTACGTAGGGCTGTTCGCGATCGCGTGA
- a CDS encoding NAD(P)H-hydrate epimerase: MAPLVQTYTAEQVRAAEHPLLDAGEPLMRRAASALAAVVRERVQDASSPRILVLAGSGDNGGDALYAAAELTAVATVDVLAVGTRVHELALGAARRAGARVVDLATAVAEASDYTVVLDGILGIGTSPESSLRGPAREVVSWLLPLLRDGMPRTIAVDLPSGLHPDTGAADDVVLPAAVTVTFGAVKAGLVTGRGPELAGDVVLVDLGLGPGLAGEEAAGEASVARVIVAQAIPRPRQPGEQPPPPRAGD, translated from the coding sequence ATGGCGCCGCTCGTTCAGACCTACACGGCGGAGCAGGTGCGCGCCGCCGAGCATCCGCTCCTCGACGCCGGCGAGCCGCTCATGCGACGTGCGGCATCCGCCCTCGCCGCCGTCGTGCGCGAACGGGTCCAGGATGCCTCGTCGCCTCGCATCCTCGTCCTCGCCGGCAGCGGCGACAACGGCGGAGACGCGCTCTACGCCGCAGCCGAGCTCACCGCCGTCGCCACGGTCGACGTCCTCGCCGTCGGCACCCGCGTGCACGAGCTCGCGCTCGGCGCCGCGCGTCGGGCCGGAGCCCGCGTCGTCGATCTGGCGACGGCGGTGGCCGAAGCATCTGACTACACGGTCGTCCTCGACGGGATCCTCGGCATCGGCACTTCGCCCGAGTCGTCGCTGCGCGGCCCCGCACGCGAGGTGGTGTCGTGGCTGCTCCCGCTGCTGCGTGACGGGATGCCCCGCACCATCGCCGTCGACCTGCCGAGCGGCCTCCACCCCGACACGGGCGCTGCCGACGACGTCGTGCTCCCTGCCGCCGTCACCGTGACGTTCGGCGCCGTCAAGGCGGGGCTGGTCACCGGGCGCGGGCCAGAACTCGCCGGCGACGTCGTGCTCGTCGACCTCGGCCTCGGCCCGGGCCTCGCCGGCGAAGAGGCGGCGGGCGAGGCATCCGTCGCCCGCGTCATCGTCGCGCAGGCGATTCCGCGGCCGCGGCAGCCGGGGGAGCAGCCGCCTCCGCCCAGAGCGGGCGACTGA